The following proteins are co-located in the Triticum aestivum cultivar Chinese Spring chromosome 1A, IWGSC CS RefSeq v2.1, whole genome shotgun sequence genome:
- the LOC123064252 gene encoding heat stress transcription factor A-4d, translated as MDMDMDMEGGSQSQPQGASLSPAPFLIKTYEMVEDPATSRVVSWGPGGASFVVWNPPDFSRDLLPKYFKHNNFSSFIRQLNTYGFRKIDPERWEFANDDFIRGHMHLLKNIHRRKPVHSHSPQNQVNGPLAESERREYEEEISRLKHENSVLVAELQRQAQQQCGLSWLMQSLEERLLAMEQRQADVVASVRDIQQRRRGDVHPGQQTMLELEPTDHFSKKRRVPTIGFFAEEPAAAAEEHLRATGGETPGMVMVNAEPFEKMELALVSMEKLVQRAGNYAPSEDMFSAATASASAAPSTDDPAHAGLQEAPVETGVDLQPTSPELAEPPGYAVQSPMLLFPEIQEDKRNTTAEVDMSSEASTTGTSQDETNAEAETPHEQAVANDLFWERFLTDTPKPLAVEDSHESKDGVKMGLDCYWFGHRNNVDQITEQMGHLASAQKT; from the exons ATGGACATGGACATGGACATGGAGGGGGGCTCGCAGTCGCAGCCGCAGGGCGCCTCGCTCTCGCCGGCGCCGTTCCTGATCAAGACCTACGAGATGGTGGAGGACCCGGCGACCAGCCGCGTGGTGTCGTGGGGCCCCGGCGGCGCCAGCTTCGTGGTGTGGAACCCGCCCGACTTCTCCCGGGACCTGCTGCCCAAGTACTTCAAGCACAACAACTTCTCTAGCTTCATCCGGCAGCTCAACACCTAC GGTTTCCGGAAGATCGACCCGGAGCGATGGGagttcgcgaacgacgacttcatCAGGGGGCACATGCACCTCCTGAAGAACATCCACCGGCGCAAGCCGGTGCACAGCCACTCGCCGCAGAACCAGGTGAACGGGCCGCTGGCGGAGTCGGAGAGGCGCGAGTACGAGGAGGAGATCAGCAGGCTCAAGCACGAGAACAGCGTGCTCGTGGCAGAGCTCCAGAGGCAGGCGCAGCAGCAGTGCGGTCTCAGCTGGCTGATGCAGTCGCTGGAGGAGCGGCTGCTGGCGATGGAGCAGCGGCAGGCGGACGTCGTGGCCTCCGTGCGTGACATCCAGCAGAGGAGACGGGGCGACGTTCATCCAGGGCAGCAGACCATGCTGGAACTGGAGCCGACAGACCATTTCAGCAAGAAGAGGAGGGTCCCGACGATCGGTTTCTTCGCCGAGGAGCCCGCCGCGGCGGCCGAGGAGCATCTGCGGGCGACTGGTGGTGAGACGCCGGGCATGGTCATGGTGAACGCCGAGCCTTTTGAGAAGATGGAGCTGGCCCTGGTCTCCATGGAGAAGCTCGTCCAGAGGGCGGGCAACTATGCGCCCTCTGAAGACATGTTCAGCGCTGCTACTGCTTCTGCTTCTGCTGCACCCAGCACTGATGATCCGGCTCATGCAGGTCTGCAGGAAGCACCAGTGGAGACCGGAGTAGATCTTCAGCCAACTTCACCGGAGCTAGCAGAGCCTCCGGGTTATGCTGTCCAGAGTCCAATGCTACTATTCCCAGAAATTCAAGAAGACAAGCGCAATACAACGGCCGAAGTCGACATGAGCTCCGAGGCCAGCACCACAGGCACTTCGCAGGACGAGACGAACGCCGAGGCCGAGACTCCACATGAACAGGCCGTGGCGAACGATCTGTTCTGGGAGCGGTTTCTGACAGACACGCCGAAGCCGCTAGCCGTCGAGGATAGCCATGAATCCAAGGACGGTGTGAAGATGGGCCTAGACTGCTACTGGTTCGGTCACCGTAACAATGTCGACCAGATCACCGAGCAGATGGGGCACCTCGCTTCTGCACAGAAGACCTGA